One Roseimaritima multifibrata DNA window includes the following coding sequences:
- a CDS encoding sigma-54-dependent transcriptional regulator, translated as MNESYKDARALIVDDESTMCELIETDLRLRGLKSDWFTSANEATAAFQRQNYDVVLTDVKMPGTTGLQLCQQISSLRPDVPVVVMTAFGTLETAIAAIRAGAYDFITKPIELDLLALTLGRAIQHRKLTEQVRLLEATAEEGTRFGEMIGQSPPMQTLYAELRRIAGSDAAVLISGESGTGKEVVARSIHQHSRRSDKPFIAVNCAALTETLLESELFGHSKGAFTDARNDRRGLFLQADGGTLLLDEMGEMPMSMQVKLLRALEERTVRPVGSNEEIPFDVRVLSATNRDLETAVAEERFREDLYYRINVIGIELPPLRARGTDTLRLAESFLEKFAQTESKAVEGLADGVAEKLLSYSWPGNIRELRNVIQRAVALTPYDKITVADLPPKIRDFHGGTVFIGGLDPTELVSMEEIERRYIEHVLNAVGGNQTQAARILGLDRKTIYRKRATKPSESAS; from the coding sequence ATGAACGAATCCTATAAAGACGCCCGCGCCCTGATCGTTGACGATGAATCAACGATGTGCGAACTGATCGAAACCGACCTCCGTTTACGCGGCCTGAAGAGCGACTGGTTCACGTCGGCGAACGAAGCAACCGCCGCATTCCAACGTCAGAACTATGATGTTGTCCTGACCGACGTCAAAATGCCAGGGACCACAGGGCTCCAGCTTTGCCAACAGATTTCATCGCTGCGGCCCGACGTCCCCGTGGTGGTGATGACGGCCTTTGGAACGTTGGAAACAGCGATCGCCGCCATACGAGCAGGTGCATACGACTTTATAACCAAACCGATCGAACTTGATTTACTCGCGTTGACTCTCGGCCGAGCGATTCAACATCGCAAGTTGACCGAGCAGGTTCGCCTGCTGGAAGCGACCGCAGAAGAAGGGACTCGCTTCGGAGAAATGATCGGGCAAAGCCCCCCGATGCAAACCCTGTATGCCGAACTTCGACGGATCGCGGGCTCCGACGCTGCCGTCTTGATCAGTGGTGAAAGTGGGACGGGCAAAGAGGTTGTCGCTCGATCGATCCATCAGCACAGTCGCCGCTCGGACAAACCCTTTATCGCCGTGAACTGTGCAGCCCTTACCGAAACGCTCCTGGAAAGCGAACTGTTCGGTCACTCCAAAGGAGCCTTTACCGACGCCCGCAATGATCGTCGTGGCCTTTTCCTACAGGCTGATGGGGGGACATTGCTGCTGGACGAGATGGGCGAAATGCCAATGTCGATGCAGGTCAAACTACTACGTGCTTTAGAAGAACGGACCGTACGGCCTGTCGGCAGCAACGAAGAAATCCCCTTTGACGTTCGCGTGCTGTCGGCAACCAATCGAGACCTAGAAACCGCCGTTGCCGAAGAACGCTTTCGCGAGGACCTCTATTACCGCATCAACGTCATTGGCATCGAACTCCCACCGTTACGGGCTCGCGGAACCGACACCCTACGGCTTGCCGAAAGCTTCCTCGAAAAATTCGCGCAAACCGAATCGAAAGCAGTCGAGGGTTTAGCCGACGGCGTTGCCGAAAAACTGCTCTCTTACTCGTGGCCGGGAAACATCCGCGAACTTCGAAACGTGATCCAACGGGCGGTCGCGTTGACTCCGTACGACAAAATCACCGTCGCCGACCTACCACCCAAAATCCGAGACTTCCACGGCGGCACCGTCTTCATTGGCGGACTGGATCCGACCGAACTGGTCAGCATGGAAGAGATCGAACGACGTTATATCGAACATGTCCTGAATGCGGTCGGCGGAAACCAAACGCAAGCGGCCAGAATTTTAGGGCTGGACCGCAAGACCATCTATCGCAAACGAGCAACCAAGCCGTCCGAATCAGCATCCTGA